In Rosa rugosa chromosome 4, drRosRugo1.1, whole genome shotgun sequence, the genomic stretch agagtgacacataagtttctctaatactcgtttatgtccgtagttattagaggtaatgcaaaggaattcttgtccattctcacaatgtgtttccacatgaaaactattggctctttatataaagttcggaatttaacacatgtccatgacattgaataataatgcgacactttattaataaggaaaatagtcaatgattacatcaaagttttccaaagtctattccataataaaatcaaactttagacaaattgtagttactcaatccgtttggtaactccaatgaaatatgaccaggaaagtagagagatgttggtggagcgaggctcgcttaagtaccccgatctcaattactttcctagacatcatactacattggatgcgccacatgagaaagagttttaatacaattgtcatttgactaaggcacatttgccattcttggaaaatagaaaggactattctaatcaaagtctgcggcatcctcgtgctctttatctgcagctttgaagtcctcagtggtgagagtgatatcttcaccatcttcatcttcatcaagattcatatcttcatcttcagcaagattggtttcttgctctctcaattgcctatactccttgtagcttgcagctagttgggtacttgcatggcattgcttgaaccaatgctcgattgaaccacaccgatgacacatgtcattgtggttgcctcccttgatttgaggtgcaggtggtgcacgttgtggatattccctaggcgggttgttactgctactaccacggcgtatggtgcgacctccacggcccacagtgttacggcccatggtgttgttatatccacctctcccacgtgtgtagTTACCACCACGTGTGCCCGCACTATAGTTGCGGCTGCCTTCTTTgttggggcggttatatggactcgttcgtccttcatgtcccctgttattagggtacaCATGTCCCCTAttagtagggtaccgctccttgcgccctctcttgggtgcattataattcgcctcacgaacgcttttggttccaacgggccttgaattataattctttacaaggatgttgtcgtgcttctcagctactgacaaaatattgatgagctcattgaaccttgtaagtcgtccagcattaaattcagtgcgatgctgctttgatagtataattgcttggatggggaaggtggagagagttttctcaattagctcttcttctgtgagaggtttttcacagaacttcagcatggcctttaggcgaagagcttctgaattgtattcagcaacagacttgaagtctgagaatcgtatattgttccactgaaccttcaagtcagggaggagggaatcttggatattaccaaagcgctcttctagcgctgcccataggtctcttgcatctttgattgacatgtattccaatctgagtgctttatccatatggcgtcgcatcaagataatagCTTGTGCGtgctttgtgggtgttcgttggaacacaagaccctggttaggtgcctggattatgggtaatatccctctcgcagtgagatggttctcaacgtcggttacccagccatggtattccgagcctgttgagtcaagtattgaaaagtcgagtctaggttcattcgacattctgaaaaataagaagagaagatatattagtttcggagtttaaacttccacgaaaactaaaataataagatttccaagctatgctaccaagaaatcaatttccaagaatatttggattagaccaaaaaaATGATGTTtgcgaacgctcttagtccgaatattatgaacactcttagttcattgattacgaacgctcttagttcgtttagcgtgaatccccacgattccgcttttagttcaaaaatcgatgcttgcggacgctcttagtccgaatattatgaacactcttagttcatagattacgaacgctcttagttcgtttagcgtgaatttctataattccgcctttttgattacaagtccctgaaaagaagagaaaagtaatacaaactcaaaaaacaggaacttttaataagaaataccttgaaatagtgtcgccggaaaatttgtccGGAAAAGGTTGTCGGAGGTGACTTAAAAGTCGCTGGAAAAAATCGAGAAAATTGtccgaaaagtcgccggaaaagtgtcccgaaagtcgccggaaaagtgtcccgaaagtcgccggaaaagtgcccgacagatctgtcgacagatgtgtcgacagctgctcggcagcagctcggcagctgctcggcagctgctaggcaggggctcggcaggtcttcggcagcagctcggcagatTCTTTCGGCAGCTCTCGGCAGGTGCTGTCGACAGCttctgcgcagctgctcggcaggtctcggcagatgcgctcggcagcttctcggcaggactcgctcggcagcttctcggcagatctcggcaggactcggcagggcttctcggcagcttctgcgcagctgctcggcaggtctcggcaggactTGGCAGCGGTCCGGCAGCACTCCAAattttccggtggccggttcaggtaGTTTCCGGCCGATTCTTGAGATTCTGAGGCCGGTtctgagcttcttgaatcaggggctttgatatttgctagggtttggaggttttttgtaggtttggaaaaatgactttgattggattatgaacttcctctactcttgtcaatttcgattctaattctagagcaatttcgtgctgataacgtgtttgaggaaaaacgtaaattaacaggaatgtagagagagtaatattgcagaagaatggagattcatgtgtgtttattcatctcatacaagagggtatttataggaatacattacaagtgtgaaagctcaaagataatctcaagcttggtatcaacttgatttacagctgcagctcaatcatggtagctgtgatgatgataattgtcatgcttgttgccctttggcataaagcttgtcacacaagtctctatacctatattatacactcaagtaccttatctatacactcaagtgcctatttatacatgatatagacatttatactatgactcatatatactacaatatgattcatgtatactacaacaagGATAAGTATTTTTACAATTGGAGTTAAATGTCATGTCACTTGAACTAAGACTTCTAAACAAGGTTTTGCTTGAACATTTTCTGAACTTGTATATAAGTTATCACTGCACTACATTCAAGATTTTGGACTAGTGAACATAAACTTTTACTACCCCTGTCCTGCTTCTCTGACCACAGGCCAAGTGATCATGGGACACACGTTCACCATTTCATTTTAGGTCAAAGTGGCCACATCTTGCTTGGTCTTCATGTTATCTTCCACTGAATAATCCACTGAAGACCTCACTCTTCCCTCCAAGGGAAGCTTCCCATTCTATTGAGGACATCAAAATTTGGGAGAGTGATTGTACAATCTCATGCATCTCTGGCCGATTTACTGGATCTTCACTCGAACACCATCTTGCTATTTCTCCCATCTGCCAAGCAAAGCATTGAGCAAATTATATATTTAGTATAGAAAATGCTAAGAGATGATGTTTCAGCTGCACAAACCTTGTAGACTTCTTCCATGGGGTAGCTTCCTTTCAAATTACCGTCTATTTTAGCTTCCAAAGCAATCTCTGGATCATTATCTTGGAATACTTCTAGTAACTGGggaaagaaaaaactgttgatAATTGATCATAATATTACTGGTTTATCGAGTTACAGAGTTGCTTTCTTGTTCAATTAAGAAGCAACCCAATGACTTACAACTGAGACAAGTGATTTCATCCTTTTTGGCTCTCGGTCGTCACGAACAATGGCACGCTGACCAGTTATTAGCTCTCCTAAAACCACTCCGAATGCATATACATCACCTTTTGATGTCATTTGTAGCTCCCGCACCGATCTTGAAAAACAAGTAGAACAGTGGGTGGTCAATTCATCACCTTAATCACAACTGTGTAATTGAACTTCTATTTTTTCTCAAACAGTATAACAATAAAAACTAGTACTGCAAGAGCATCAAACTTACTCAGGAGGAATGTAACCGGGTGTTCCAACTACACGAGTTGCAACGATATCTTCTTCATTAGACCGTTCCACTAACCTTGCTAGCCCAAAATCTGCTACCTGTGTCAACAGCCATCACCTAATGATAACTATGAATGGTTTATAGAGAATAACGGCTAGTTACTTTCATAAGAGGCCCAAGGATGGTTGTGTTGTACCTTGGCTCTGAGTCCTTCATCAAGTAGAATATTACTCGTTTTTATATCACGGTGGACATAGCGTTTCTTCGTGTGATCATGAATGTATTCAATCCCTCTTGCAGTATCCAGTGCTATTTGTGCTCTTGCAGTCCATGAAAGAGGTTGGCGACCTGCAAATTTCCACTAGTTCATGAACCACCAaagaaagtaaaaacaaaatttcaTAAACGGAGACATATATTAGAAACTATGCATAATAAGATTTGTTTAATTATATACCTTTCAACAATGGATCATGAAGATGGTCGTTGAGAGATCCATTCTGAACAAACTCATATACCAAACAAAGATGTTCACTTCCACTAGCATATCCTAGCAGCTCCACCTAGAATATATAAGATTCGGTTGATAGCAAATTTCATCTTGTTAGTTCTGTCTTAAGAAGATATAACATTTCTTTACTTCTTTActcctcagaaataaaatcttgTTGGTTTTCTCTTCTTACCACATTGTTATGATGTATCTTGCATAACACCTTGAGCTCAGCAAAGAATTCTTTTGTTCTGGTAGATCTCATATTCTTAATTGCAACTTCTACTTCTCCTATTATGGCAAAGTAAACACAACCGTATCCACCCTCCCCAATCTTTCTGGTATCGTCAAAGTTATTTGTAGCCTCTTTGATCTCCTCCATAGTATATATAACAGGTCTATCATTCTCAAAAGTTTCTGCAGCAAGAAGAACTTGATGTAAGTGAACCAACTGAGGCATTAATGCTATAAGATTGAGTTGAGATTTTCCCTCTACCTTCcatttcctttttaaaaaaCTGTTGCTTCAGCGAGGAACGTTTCTTCGCACTTGAGTTTAC encodes the following:
- the LOC133746044 gene encoding lysM domain receptor-like kinase 3, which translates into the protein MEMASLNFLFILFTILYATVLSASDTVGVESTHIYPFTCSASHHIRSCNSMLYHISTGHQIEEIASFYKVNVSELEPINRDQSQKDYLVSVPCSCKDIAGTQMYVYDTNYPVQSGDTFERVAGEFYSSQALRVEGNLSTIHLVCGCVKKKSQEVVTYTVQEHDTLSGIGHLLDAYESEIETYNRNFTKDPSFLDVGWVLYVPKNGLRANKKGKRLKVSIVIGVSSAVCFVLVAAFIVFLLMRNRICRNLGDDVHLVNSSAKKRSSLKQQFFKKEMEETFENDRPVIYTMEEIKEATNNFDDTRKIGEGGYGCVYFAIIGEVEVAIKNMRSTRTKEFFAELKVLCKIHHNNVVELLGYASGSEHLCLVYEFVQNGSLNDHLHDPLLKGRQPLSWTARAQIALDTARGIEYIHDHTKKRYVHRDIKTSNILLDEGLRAKVADFGLARLVERSNEEDIVATRVVGTPGYIPPESVRELQMTSKGDVYAFGVVLGELITGQRAIVRDDREPKRMKSLVSVLLEVFQDNDPEIALEAKIDGNLKGSYPMEEVYKMGEIARWCSSEDPVNRPEMHEIVQSLSQILMSSIEWEASLGGKSEVFSGLFSGR